From the genome of Anopheles funestus chromosome 2RL, idAnoFuneDA-416_04, whole genome shotgun sequence:
tatatgtatatgaatATTACGGCATTGATTACAGAGCGCATGAGTATTATAATCGTTCTATGCATATTGTATAGCTATTATGAAGCAAGCTGACTAAGAAGCGCTGAATAATTATTGCTGCTGATAGAACATTCCGTCTCATTTTCCCGCTCCTCTCACCGACTTATATTGTCGATacacctttttttgcaaacgaaacaaGACATTAATCCCTCTAACATATGCCTACAAAAGGGTTTATCAGAACGTTTAgtacttttaaaattaaaatagcgCTAGTCGATATACAGCGTTTGATGTATGAGCATGTTTCAGGAAATGCTTGTTCTGAATAAAGCAGCGCGCGTTTGCAGTTCAGGACACAATCATGTCACCGTAACGGGGACGACAGAGCAAAGCTTTGTACCACACCACACAGAACACCATCGTTCAATTATCTACATACAATTCTGTGCAATTCAGTCGCATTTTCTTACTGTATATATTATATTCGCCCCGTTACGGAGACACGTCGGTCAGTGGATTGATCGTTCCTAACAAGCGACAgtacaataaacaaacgattgtatgtgtgtatatatgtggCTAAAAATAAAGGCTTACATCCAACGGTAGAAGGACCTGTGCGGAAATTTCGATGCAGTTCGATACGCAACTGTGCTGTGTAATGCAGTCTAATATTTACGTAGCCTTCTCGTGACAGACCTACAAAATCATTACCATTTCTTCTTATCTAACACATGGAGAGAATGTTGGGAGCAAATATTCCTAACACCGGCAAAATACAATTTACAGCATCTTCCATTACTCATCGTTTTGCTAGACGATGTGGCGCATATCTATCGCCCTCTGCCGATAAACAGGTAGTTGGGTTAATATTTATACACTTCCTTTGGTTTAAAAGCATACGATCATCGTGGGTTCCGCTCCGTTCTAGCTCCATCAGAACCTTGCCCGCTCATGAAACAATCCTTACGTCTGTAGTCGCGTGGTTTCGCTACTTAGCCTGTAAGAAATATTAATATGGATGTGCTTTACTAAAGCTTCCGAGTAAGCGATGATTCACAGCACAGTGACGCATACTTACAGGAAACTTTTTGCTGCGATTCCCGAGCGGGATGCTACACATTGTCGATGCAATGTTGATTGCAATGTTTCAACAAATAAAGATAAAGTTGATATGATTGTTTTACAGGTCGGAGTGGTTCAGTAGAGGAGGAATTCAAATCATAATCATAATGCAAATTGGCAGTAAAGGTGATGaacataagaaaaagaaggaaaaagaggaaaaagaatCATACAGACAGTTAGTGAAGGACTTATCACACATATATAAATCATATCGTATTCTCTTCACCGTGTGCGTGTCGCGGGGCTGAGgattaaaatggaaacaatttttatcaACAAATGCCGTATCAACCGACTACCAATgattttgtgcttttgtttgccgCATCAACGAACGCCACGCAAAGGCAATACGTACCGAGAGGGAGCAGACGACACTTTCTTCGGGGTGGTGTTGCTAAACGTTTTGCTCGGCGTACGTGGAGCCGGTGTAGGAGGTGTTGTGACTGGAGACTGTATAGCACCATACTTCTTCGGTGCCACAATGCGGCTAGGTGATTTTAACGTTTTGCTCACCACAGGATCAGAATTGGTTCTGTAAGATTGTCGGGTGTAGAACAATGTATAAAATAAGGCAGaacaatatttaaatgcaACGAATGTCTCGTTGCAGCATACTGACCTAGTTGTAGGATAGCTCACAGGGCGTGGAATCCGCGATTTGGAACCACTATTACCACCGGTTGGTGTATTGCCACCGCTGCGAATCTCTTTTCGCTGACCATCGGTAGACGCCTTCACGCTTGCTTCTTTGCTCAGCAGCTCCCATTGAATTTGCAAACGTTTGAACCGATTGGTCTGTATTTTatcttgtttttccttctccgtTCCGGAAGCAGGCGAACCTGCCAATGACGATGGTGTACGCTGggcaacgggtggtttctttTCTGTCGCCATTCCCGTCGCGTTATGGTGGTGACCCGTCTTTGCCACCGTGACAGACATGTTCGGAGAGTTTGGTGGTGTAGAAAACTTTATTTCCGTCGGTCGTAACAAAACCGTTGCCGGGGATGGTTGCTGTCGTACCGGTGTAGTACTGTTAGCGTTCGAGACGCTTGGGACTGTTTGTTGCTTGGTGAAGGTAACGTTTCGCTTCTGTGACAGCAATCGACTGACCTCGTTACGGAGCCGGGTACGATCGTATGCCGGCTCGGAAGATTCGATCATCTCGGTCGACTCCAGAATATGCGCAATTTCGGCATAGTGTTTGAGCTCCGATTTCGGTACGTGTGACAAAAATTGCTCCGCCCGGGCACGAGCATCCAGATCATCGTCGATACATTGTTGATGGTTAGCGTCACCAACGGTTGCAGTATCGTTATCGCCAAACTCTACCAGCTTGTTCAGCTTATGGTAATGGTCGGCCGACGGTAACTTTGGTGTATTGGCTAACCGCGGATGTGGCGTCATGTTGGGTGAATTGTGAAGCTTAGGTTCAGCAGCACAAtgttcttcctcctcttcggCATCTTCGTAAAAGTTGTACGAATGGTGCTCTTGCAGCGAACGTCTCTTTTCCCGCGATGCTTGCGGATAATGCGGCATTTGCTGTTCCTCGAACATGCTGCTACGCTTGGCTTTCATGTTGCTGTGATTGTTAGCCGCACTGGATGCTGGATTACTAACCCCTCTAGGCGTTCCCTGCGGCCGCCGAAGGATGCTCTTTGGGGTTCCACCTACCGTACGGCCAGAAGGGGGCCTCTCGCAGGGTACTAAAACCTCCGCTGGACTGTCGTACTGGTAAACGTACAGATTATTGTTGAAAATGTTGCTGCTATTCGACGGTCCCAAGATACCATCCATCTCTGAGTCCGTCGTTAGCATCGTTGATGATCCTCGATATCCGGAGCTTGGTGCTGCGCTGGAACTTCCACCCGAGCTCGAACTGTTGTATGTTTGCGTATTCTGATTTAATAAGTTGGTACAATCACAACTCACACCCCGGGCGACTCCGCGTCGCAATGGTGGAGTCATGCAAAACATCGGTTGCTTCTCAGTCGACAGACTCAGTTCGCTCACTTCCGGAATGTGACGCAGCAGCTTACGGTACTCTGTTGGAAGCAGAAAAACGAGCGACTTCCAGTCAGTCACGTGCTTATACTCACGCTGCCGTATATTTTCGATGTCGTTCATTGAAACTGGGCGCGGTTTCTTCAGCGGACGACCCGCACCCGTCATCGTTTCTTTAAACGTAAGCGGCGATATGACGACCTCGTTCTGTGTCTTCAGGAAGCCCAAATCCGGAAGTGCATAGTTGGGATACACCACAAACACTGGAGCTTTCTGCTTATCGCCAAGTTCGTTCAGGCGATCCAGAAACGAGGGTGGTATTACGCGCACCTTCTCCCTTGCCACATTGCCTCCATTAGTGGTCGGTGTACCGATGAGGGAAGTTTGCATCGATTTAGTTATCATATCGATCGGAATCTTTGTTTTACAGCCCGAGGAGAGGGTGGTATTGTTATTGCCACTGTGATTGAATATTTGCGTTAAGTTCTCCGACGTGCGGCTGGTATCGCTGTTGGTGTCTTTATagctattgttgttgtttagattgtgattattgttattgttaatACTGCTACTGCTGTTCAACGCGCTGGCCGATCCAATGCTGCAACCGTTGTGTTGCTGCAAAAGCTCATGCAGCAATCTTCGCCCGCCGCCAATGTTCATATTGAATCCCTTGTACTGTCTACGGGGAGAGCCGTGCATTTGCCGATTAAAATCATTCAGCTTCATATTACCAACACCCTGCGCCCCATTCGTTCCTTGAGCTCGCTGCGGCGACGACGGAGGCCCTCCTCTTTCTCCATTCAGACCTTCCTCATCGACATCGCTGTGActgccgttgttgttgttagtgtTCACGTGACTGTTGTTAATTTGTGCATCTAAGCTGTCCAATTGAAACTCTTCCTCTTCACCATGCCTTCCTCCACCGACACTGCCACCGCCGGTTGTGGAACATTTGCCCGAATCGTGCATACTTTTCTTGCGACACCGCATGGCTGGAATTGTTGCTCCGGCACCTAAATGATGCATCTGATGATCCCCCGAACCGCCACTGTTGGTACTATCGCTTGGCCAGCAACCGGATGACACATCCATGCAGGTGTCCGTTGAGCTGCTTTTCTGCTTGATGAAAAGCTTCACCAAATTAAACGATGGCTGTTGCAGAGTTTGCTGTTGCGCCTGGTGTTGTAATTGTGGATGCTGCTGGTCTTCCGGTTGCTGTTGCCGTGACTCACGATGTTCATTCGGCAGATGGTTGTTCTCATCGCATTGATCGTTTTCGTCGACTCCATTTCCATTGGTGCTGCTTTCATTCTCTGAATCCGTTGGTAGGGTGTACATTGGAAGCAAGGTACGCATCGGTCTCTCAAAAGATTCTTCCGAATTGTGACCATTTCCGGCCTGAGAAACGTTCAGTTGATGCTGATCCTTTGAAGGAAGATGTGCTGGTGACGAGCATGGTTGATCCGATTGCAAATTGGGCATGCTGAAACTTTTCCGTACGAAACATGTCCGATTGTGACGCGAAATATGAGTGATCAGCGGATTCACTGCAATCGGTGGCCTgtaatcaaaaagaaaatgatagtATAATGCTGTGGGTCGGTACAAAACTTCCAGCTGTTTCTCTGTGACCATACATACCTTTGCAATGTTCCAGTTCGCTTCAAATTGCTCCAAGTTGTGTAGTTTACTTCCGAACGGGACATGGAATCTTTGTGCCGTATGTATTGGGCACGGTTTTGTAAATTATTCAGCAGGTTCATACGTTTGTATTTACCATAGTGTTCTGGGCCGTCTGAAAAAAGGTAGAGTTATACATTAAACCAGCAAAACCTCTTTCCAGCCTCCAATGCTTACCGTAATAACTTTCCTCCGAGTACAGTATACTTTGCTCAAATGCTATCGTGTAGTTATCTTTATTCGCCTGGCAGGTTAGAATGATGTCCTCCTCGTCCGGATATCCGTCCATGTCCAGCGAATCCACGCTGATGTGCGATTCTTTCACCGGTGAAAACAGCAACTCCGATTTGCAGAATGAATTGTCCATCATATCGGCCGGTATTAGTCCAGCCGCCGTACAACTAGTTATCGTCGAGAAAATGCGATTATTGTTGCGCGCTTTGCGCTCAGCATCGTCTAGTCGTAACTGCGATGGGATGGCGGTCAACAGCGAATTGATATCCTCCTTGCGGAAGCTTTCCATATCGATCTCCGCCAGATTGGCATCAATATCCTTCGCCATCTTCTCGTAGTACGACAGCTCGCCAATTCCATTGTACGACGCGGATAGTGCCGAAAGGATGCTCTGGTGCGTGGTCACTCCATCGCGATAACTTCTGCATAAATGAACAGCAAATGTAATACGACGAACATATTATTATAAACATACTATTTTAAACGCTTTCTATGCAACCTACCCAAAATCTGTAAACCATTGATAATCACTGAAGTCATGCGAGGACGCCACGGAACATCCTAACGGTGGCATGTAGATGTTACAATTGTTATCTGAACCGGGACTCGTAGCCATTGTGTCGGTGttttctatcgtttttttttggggcaatACGTTATTTTGCACAATTACTTCGATGCAATAGACACGTTCACACTAGgaagaatgtttattttccataTGGCACCGTCGAATGTAGGAAGAGGAGCTGCCAAATTAGCAGATCGTTTATCCGGCAATGGCTgtagtagaaaagaaaacaatcattgtattatttttggacagaattgaaaaatttcaaacaattgtcTTTATAACGATAGTTATGCAAACACAAACGAATAATTCAGTATTTATTCAACCCTCTTGGAATGGTGGGATCGACGCAGATTAGATTCACCTTATCATGGCATGATAACAACGGACACTTCTTGCATCACGATTGTCAATATAAAgctgtaataaaatattatccaTGAGAGGATAGATTTCAAATTGGTTCTTTATGACTTTTATTTGGCATTTCGTGACTAACTTTTTGGCTCATTGTAAGTTATTCGATACGTTCGTATCTATTGTTTGTTCAACGCACAAAGGATGCTCTTACTGAATATTGATTTATGTACGATTTGAGAGCAAGACGTATGTATGCTACCGACTGTACGGTGTGGAATCAATTCAGAGACAGTAAATAATTGAGgatagatttgtttttcttaaattttaagACTATTAAATGTTCATTCTGCAATGTGTCTGCAGAATTTCGCTGCACAAACGTCCAGAGAAGTGAACGTAAGCAATTCTGCATTTTTTAGTTCTTAGCCAATTGCACAAGTAGATACAGTAGACACAATGCCCACCTAACGGATGTGTGTTGTACTCATGCTTAAAAGGGCTTCTATTACCTACATTTATGGACTAAGATTAAGCTAAGAAACCTACAGAACGAAAGTACTGGTTTTATAACAGTATATTCGCTTCGCTGCTTTTGCATTGACTGGCAAGTAGAACGTACGTACGTTTCGGACCACGCATAACGCAAAAATTGACAGCGGCTATCCCCGAATGGAAGGTTGATTATACATTCAATGTCTTCAATCGCAGCAGCTAGCAGCTGGGTGTACGTGTCTTTCTCTACTCCCACTTGTGTTTGCCATTTCGAGTTAAGTCGCCGAATGACGAACGAATACGACAGTTTGCAAAACTACGGAAATGAAGGCCTCACCACACACCGTTCACAATCGCAGTGGTAAAGGCAGCGCAAAGATTGCCATAATGGGGAACACGACGCTGCAGTTTTCATCATACCATCGCTTCACTGTTCCGTTCGTTACTTCAGCACAATCCATACCAGCGGTGCTGTTTGTGGGATGGGAACATAATACTGCATTCATTACAACATTGTAACACcgatttttgcttcttcaaggATATTTTCGGTTCCTTGTTTATCTCCTTTTTggaaatggtaaagaaaacacaaataatCTTGTCAGTATGTGAACATGGTTTACGACTCATATTTACTGCACGTAGCTACTATTTTTGCGACATCAACACAGAAAACACGTAACTATCCAAAAACCATGTAACGAAAGTGTGTTCAAGATTGTCCCATTAGAATTATCCTGCTACAAATTTCATGTCGAATTTTCACTACTGCGTTTACACACGCAAAGGGTGTATGCGaattagtgtgtgtgtgtgtgtgtgtgtgagtgagtgtgcGTAC
Proteins encoded in this window:
- the LOC125760669 gene encoding uncharacterized protein LOC125760669 isoform X1: MATSPGSDNNCNIYMPPLGCSVASSHDFSDYQWFTDFGSYRDGVTTHQSILSALSASYNGIGELSYYEKMAKDIDANLAEIDMESFRKEDINSLLTAIPSQLRLDDAERKARNNNRIFSTITSCTAAGLIPADMMDNSFCKSELLFSPVKESHISVDSLDMDGYPDEEDIILTCQANKDNYTIAFEQSILYSEESYYDGPEHYGKYKRMNLLNNLQNRAQYIRHKDSMSRSEVNYTTWSNLKRTGTLQRPPIAVNPLITHISRHNRTCFVRKSFSMPNLQSDQPCSSPAHLPSKDQHQLNVSQAGNGHNSEESFERPMRTLLPMYTLPTDSENESSTNGNGVDENDQCDENNHLPNEHRESRQQQPEDQQHPQLQHQAQQQTLQQPSFNLVKLFIKQKSSSTDTCMDVSSGCWPSDSTNSGGSGDHQMHHLGAGATIPAMRCRKKSMHDSGKCSTTGGGSVGGGRHGEEEEFQLDSLDAQINNSHVNTNNNNGSHSDVDEEGLNGERGGPPSSPQRAQGTNGAQGVGNMKLNDFNRQMHGSPRRQYKGFNMNIGGGRRLLHELLQQHNGCSIGSASALNSSSSINNNNNHNLNNNNSYKDTNSDTSRTSENLTQIFNHSGNNNTTLSSGCKTKIPIDMITKSMQTSLIGTPTTNGGNVAREKVRVIPPSFLDRLNELGDKQKAPVFVVYPNYALPDLGFLKTQNEVVISPLTFKETMTGAGRPLKKPRPVSMNDIENIRQREYKHVTDWKSLVFLLPTEYRKLLRHIPEVSELSLSTEKQPMFCMTPPLRRGVARGVSCDCTNLLNQNTQTYNSSSSGGSSSAAPSSGYRGSSTMLTTDSEMDGILGPSNSSNIFNNNLYVYQYDSPAEVLVPCERPPSGRTVGGTPKSILRRPQGTPRGVSNPASSAANNHSNMKAKRSSMFEEQQMPHYPQASREKRRSLQEHHSYNFYEDAEEEEEHCAAEPKLHNSPNMTPHPRLANTPKLPSADHYHKLNKLVEFGDNDTATVGDANHQQCIDDDLDARARAEQFLSHVPKSELKHYAEIAHILESTEMIESSEPAYDRTRLRNEVSRLLSQKRNVTFTKQQTVPSVSNANSTTPVRQQPSPATVLLRPTEIKFSTPPNSPNMSVTVAKTGHHHNATGMATEKKPPVAQRTPSSLAGSPASGTEKEKQDKIQTNRFKRLQIQWELLSKEASVKASTDGQRKEIRSGGNTPTGGNSGSKSRIPRPVSYPTTRTNSDPVVSKTLKSPSRIVAPKKYGAIQSPVTTPPTPAPRTPSKTFSNTTPKKVSSAPSRPATRTRIPLGNRSKKFPAK
- the LOC125760669 gene encoding uncharacterized protein LOC125760669 isoform X2, whose translation is MATSPGSDNNCNIYMPPLGCSVASSHDFSDYQWFTDFGSYRDGVTTHQSILSALSASYNGIGELSYYEKMAKDIDANLAEIDMESFRKEDINSLLTAIPSQLRLDDAERKARNNNRIFSTITSCTAAGLIPADMMDNSFCKSELLFSPVKESHISVDSLDMDGYPDEEDIILTCQANKDNYTIAFEQSILYSEESYYDGPEHYGKYKRMNLLNNLQNRAQYIRHKDSMSRSEVNYTTWSNLKRTGTLQRPPIAVNPLITHISRHNRTCFVRKSFSMPNLQSDQPCSSPAHLPSKDQHQLNVSQAGNGHNSEESFERPMRTLLPMYTLPTDSENESSTNGNGVDENDQCDENNHLPNEHRESRQQQPEDQQHPQLQHQAQQQTLQQPSFNLVKLFIKQKSSSTDTCMDVSSGCWPSDSTNSGGSGDHQMHHLGAGATIPAMRCRKKSMHDSGKCSTTGGGSVGGGRHGEEEEFQLDSLDAQINNSHVNTNNNNGSHSDVDEEGLNGERGGPPSSPQRAQGTNGAQGVGNMKLNDFNRQMHGSPRRQYKGFNMNIGGGRRLLHELLQQHNGCSIGSASALNSSSSINNNNNHNLNNNNSYKDTNSDTSRTSENLTQIFNHSGNNNTTLSSGCKTKIPIDMITKSMQTSLIGTPTTNGGNVAREKVRVIPPSFLDRLNELGDKQKAPVFVVYPNYALPDLGFLKTQNEVVISPLTFKETMTGAGRPLKKPRPVSMNDIENIRQREYKHVTDWKSLVFLLPTEYRKLLRHIPEVSELSLSTEKQPMFCMTPPLRRGVARGVSCDCTNLLNQNTQTYNSSSSGGSSSAAPSSGYRGSSTMLTTDSEMDGILGPSNSSNIFNNNLYVYQYDSPAEVLVPCERPPSGRTVGGTPKSILRRPQGTPRGVSNPASSAANNHSNMKAKRSSMFEEQQMPHYPQASREKRRSLQEHHSYNFYEDAEEEEEHCAAEPKLHNSPNMTPHPRLANTPKLPSADHYHKLNKLVEFGDNDTATVGDANHQQCIDDDLDARARAEQFLSHVPKSELKHYAEIAHILESTEMIESSEPAYDRTRLRNEVSRLLSQKRNVTFTKQQTVPSVSNANSTTPVRQQPSPATVLLRPTEIKFSTPPNSPNMSVTVAKTGHHHNATGMATEKKPPVAQRTPSSLAGSPASGTEKEKQDKIQTNRFKRLQIQWELLSKEASVKASTDGQRKEIRSGGNTPTGGNSGSKSRIPRPVSYPTTRTNSDPVVSKTLKSPSRIVAPKKYGAIQSPVTTPPTPAPRTPSKTFSNTTPKKVSSAPSRIPLGNRSKKFPAK